A single genomic interval of Nasonia vitripennis strain AsymCx chromosome 3 unlocalized genomic scaffold, Nvit_psr_1.1 chr3_random0006, whole genome shotgun sequence harbors:
- the LOC116416724 gene encoding uncharacterized protein LOC116416724: MDSNLCIILKNKIKKYIESTDYPVKPKLPTTKPIPIGYHVEINEQLDVSSDASGSASEHEHSAAATSRPLEQVDNHLTKIKPKTHKPKNPKQLNQIQRVAHRHSPNTKISIQSITILLEKKERLRTLLILTNLAKKPSMLVCTETFVQFNYKIYKLDGYNSYYNDSRLNQNDGVMVFVDSSIEHDSWIIECGRIKSHEIPKSKFLLALNNFLDKKKKVKNHLLIGDFNINLLESNKVSQEFLCNFLDKGYLPGFNGITRPPVGNYRSNDQLKHEYLTYAKVLDKFIKEAKIKHDKNLIGNCANNPRKLWSFINNKIGKNKNAKDSISHIEIDKGKIYDKAEIANCMNNYFCEIGHNLSSKIDKSSNKFISMPDMNSNSIFLSPTNSIEIANIIYNMKLKNGGVDNINTKTLKCLCNFIAIPLSHIINLCIEKAIWPNALKNAEIIPVYKAGEKHNISNYRPISLPAHISNLAKIFEKIIHSRIIDFIDKHKLISNQQFGFRKNMGTKNALNYLTNILYNNLDESTPTIVTFLDLAKAFDTVDHDILIKKLFQVGIRGLATDLLCDYLNDRHQRVRVDGVKSISMRINIGVPQGTILGPLLFLIYINDMLKEVPSKAISSYADDTVIISTGSSWNEAQENMNNYLIKIDTWLACNRLSLNIGKTIYMTFGNYCDSVPLHTCIKIRDKPLARDYPCNVN; this comes from the exons ATGGATTCAAATTTGTGTATCAttctaaaaaacaaaatcaagaAATACATTGAGTCAACGGACTATCCTGTAAAACCTAAATTACCGACTACTAAACCAATACCGATAGGTTACCATGTGGAGATAAATGAGCAACTGGACGTTAGTTCAGATGCAAGTGGTTCTGCCAGCGAACATGAACACTCAGCTGCTGCCACTTCTCGTCCCCTGGAACAAGTGGATAATCATCTAACGAAGATCAAGCCTAAAACACATAAACCGAAGAATCCAAAACAACTGAACCAGATCCAAAGGGTAGCCCATCGCCATTCTCCAAACACTAAAATTTCG aTACAATCTATAACGATTCTACTAGAAAAGAAAGAACGTTTAAGGACACTACTAATCTTAACAAA tCTGGCAAAGAAGCCTTCAATGTTGGTATGCACTGAAACGTTTGTACAATTTAACTACAAGATCTATAAATTGGATGGTTACAATAGTTACTACAATGATAGTCGACTAAATCAAAATGATGGAGTTATGGTTTTTGTTGATAGTAGCATTGAACATGATAGCTGGATTATCGAATGTGGCAGAATCAA ATCTCATGAAATACCTAAAAGTAAATTCTTACTTGCactaaacaattttttagataaaaagaaaaaagtaaaaaatcacCTACTTATAGGTGACTTTAACATCAACCTACTAGAATCAAATAAAGTGAGCCAGGAGTTCCTCTGTAACTTTTTGGACAAGGGTTATTTACCCGGTTTTAACGGTATTACCAGACCTCCTGTTGGAAACT ATAGATCTAATGATCAACTCAAACATGAGTATCTCACCTATGCCAAAGTCTTAGACaagtttataaaagaagcgAAGATAAAGCATGACAAAAATCTAATTGGAAATTGTGCAAATAACCCGAGAAAGTTATGGAGttttattaacaataaaatagGGAAAAATAAGAATGCCAAAGATAGTATAAGTCACATAGAAATCGATAAGGGTAAGATTTACGATAAGGCAGAGATAGCCAACTgcatgaataattatttttgtgaAATTGGTCATAACTTGAGTTCCAAAATTGACAAATCTTCAAACAAATTCATTTCAATGCCGGATATGAACAGTAATTCAATATTCCTAAGTCCTACAAATTCTATAGAAATTGCTAACATAATATACAATATGAAACTAAAAAACGGCGGTGTTGACAACATCAACACCAAAACCCTAAAGTGCTTATGTAACTTCATTGCTATACCGTTATCACATATCATTAACCTATGTATTGAAAAGGCAATATGGCCTAATGCACTAAAAAATGCAGAAATTATACCTGTTTACAAAGCAGGAGAAAAGCACAATATTTCTAACTACAGGCCCATATCTCTGCCGGCCCATATTTCCAACTTGGCTAAGATAttcgaaaaaataatacacagcAGAATCATTGACTTTATCGATAAGCATAAACTAATCTCTAATCAGCAGTTTGGCTTCAGGAAAAACATGGGTACGAAAAACGCTCTAAACTATTTAACTAACATTCTGTACAATAATCTAGACGAAAGCACGCCAACTATTGTCACTTTCCTAGACCTGGCCAAGGCCTTTGACACTGTTGATCATGATATTCTGATTAAGAAGCTTTTCCAGGTTGGAATCAGAGGCCTGGCTACCGATCTCCTTTGTGACTATCTAAATGATAGACACCAAAGGGTTAGAGTTGATGGCGTAAAAAGTATCAGCATGAGAATAAATATCGGGGTTCCCCAGGGAACTATTCTAGGCCCGCTACTATTCTTGATTTATATAAATGATATGTTAAAAGAAGTTCCCTCCAAGGCTATTTCTTCTTATGCTGATGATACTGTTATAATATCGACTGGGTCATCATGGAATGAGGCCCAAGAAAATATGAACAACTacttaattaaaattgataCTTGGCTGGCGTGTAATAGACTATCACTAAATATTGGGAAAACTATCTACATGACTTTTGGCAATTACTGTGATAGTGTGCCCCTGCATAcatgtattaaaattagagATAAGCCACTAGCTAGG gATTACCCCTGTAATGTCAACTGA